The Melospiza georgiana isolate bMelGeo1 chromosome 19, bMelGeo1.pri, whole genome shotgun sequence genome segment cactgcagcaaaGAGCTGCTCAGTTTGCATCTGACAGAAGGCAAATGTTCATGGTGAAAATCCACCCTGCAGATTGGCTGAGGAGCTGAACAAATACAAGAGTGCTTAAAGTCACCCCTGAATGATAAAATGTCACATAAAGCATGGAGGGGTCTCCTTTGAGATTGAAAAGGAACTATTTTCCTACAGACCCTAAAGAATATTGAATAATTAATTGCGTTGTTGTATTGTCCTTTGTGTGAAAGAATTTGGAAGGAATAATTCCCCCAAATTCCAAGCAGGATGCTGCAGGCCTCTCATTAAATAAACTCCATTTTCTGTCTGCTCCTAGGAAGGATCAGTGGGGGCCACACTGAAGCAACCATGAAAGTAACAGTGACAGTGGAGATGACTCAGTGTGACAAATCTGCTCCTGAACTACCccaaaaatctgcattttgggAGGTGAGTTTGTAgaacagccccagagctcccagcaaaGTGCTGAGAGgaaacccagcccagccaccAAGTGATTTACTACCCAAACAAACCTTGCAAGGAGCATTTCACTTGTTAGGAGGAGAGCCTAAATACTGGATTTATCTGATTCAAGAGTCCCAAGCTTTTATTGGGCTATTTGTACCTAATTTGTTTTATGGGAGCAGTCCCAGGCCGAGTTGAATTTCCCAGTGTTGTTATTCAGCTCTAAGGAGAATTCCTTCTCCCTTGGCAGCCTCCTCTCTTGCTGGGCACCATTAACTGCTGCACTCTGGAACTGCAGAATtggacagaaattaaaattttcccttttttcctgcctctgaATGATACTGAGCAGCTGCTCTTCATTCTCTCCACACTgaggccagagctgctcttcctTGTCATTCAGCTTCTCAAGGCAAGAGATCACTTTCATATTCCTGCACTTCATGTCTGATTTTTCCAGAATGAGGTTTTAACAGCACTCTGGTGAGTTACAGAGTATTCACAGGGTAATCCATATTTTATCTGTATTCTCCAACAAAATAGGTAAAATTTTCAGAGATTTGGTACTTGGATGAAATCATATTCCAAGTGAGGGTCGCTGGTTTCACCACAAAATCCACTTTACCTGGAAACGCCAGAATTCCTGCCTGGAATCCATCTGATTTACCAATTACACAAACCAGGCTTGGTCTTTTCACTCTCCTAAAGTCTTTGGATCCATGTGAAAAATCTTCCCCTCCCTTAGGATAATTCTGGCTTTGCTCAAACTTCCTTATTTCAGTAAAACATGGAGCACCCTTTAAGGCTCTGATTTCAGTGTGGTGAGTATTAAAAAACTTGTGTTTTCTGAAGGGGCAAACTGGGTTCTGGAATCCTCTTTCCTCAGCACAGAGAGATCTCTAAAATATATAATCCAGCTCTGTTCCAAGTAAAGCTTTCACTCAGATGAAAACATGTTCAGGGCATTTAACTTGATTAGGGGAAATTTACTATTCCAATTCCTTTTTTGTCACCATCCTCCCATTAAAATTTATGAGGGCTGATTAGTacatgatatttttttctgtgttttttttaatcagagagcatctttaaaaaaagaaatgagggctcagctctggcagctgcacttCCTTGCAAGCACAGTTTAAAGGAATGGTTTCTATATGAATTTAATGTCCAGTTTTGGGGGGAGGTAGAAGCCTTACATTTTGATTAATGAAAATTACTACATGCTCACAAATCAGCAAATTGGTTTGCAGGGAAACATTCTGAGGTTTCAGCTTTCAGAATCTCCAAATTCCTGCACCAGGGGCTGTCACCTCTCCTGGCATTAATTCCTGCCAAAGCCCCATCCCTCCTGTACAGCCAAAAATCAGTTCTCAAAtcagaaacaaagcaacaagGCAGGCAAAAAATAACGTGGTTTCATCcatctttttttggttttttggtttttttttaagcataaaTGAAATTAGCACCATTGTGACTGAGGAACACTCCTTGATGTCAGATAAGCATTCACTGCAGGCCTTACCAAGTGGGTTTTAAGACCATTCAATTACAGTGcatgattttatttcattagagaggggagaaaaaaaaaggttgagaGGATGCCTGGGAACATTCCAGCACAATTTCCATCTTGATAATTTGCAGCACTGCAGATTGTCAGGTCACTTTCTGCAGTGTCTGGAAGCCAGAACAATAAAACCACCCCAGGGTCTCCTTGCTGGGTTTGTAAAAAGGAGACTCCAAGAGAGGGTCCAAGATGAATCTCTGAGATGCACAAATTCAACATTTACTCACTGGACTGCATGGAGAGCACTGCAGTTATAATGAATTTGATGATGCTGCCTGTTAATTTCTTAATGCATCTGTGTCATTGGATCAGAATTTAATTCACTTTTCACTTCACTTTGATTTATTGTTCTCTTTAGCCCAATTTCTTTAATAAACAGGAATGTTAGCAAAGGACTTCTTGAAAACAGGGAATTGGCATTTAAATTAAGAGCCTCCAGTTTGGGGCACCTGATCCACCTGCAGTCAGGGCTAAAGGACATTTATTACCTTGGGCATTTTCTTCTGTAGataaaggaagaaattccttcaGTGCTACCACCAGGTTACAGATTTGAGTTCCTATCAGTGCACAAGACCACAACATTATAACCATTAAAAATCAGGAACACAGgtactttgtctttttttttcccccacaatcAGGTACCTCTTCCTTGGTCCTtaagagagggggaaagaaagaacAGATAAGTGCAGATTAGTGGGTTTAAAACCCTTTACAGAAATGTCacatatttacattttataCTTTCATTCCAGGTATAAATTTAGCCGAAATTAAATCAAAGGatggattttcccttctgtctCCAGTGAGCCAACAATATTCAATCCTTGTCCTCGCTGTCCAGACCTGAAGAGtttttacctttaaaaaaagaatctgtaaaaaagacaaaagtaaGAAAAGAACTTTTAATAATCTAAGGCTAAAATGGTAAGAAAATGTATGTGAAATTCAGAGTATTAACTTTGTCTGAAGAAGtctctttccccctcctttcTCCAAAGTCAGCTCTGTTGTCTCCCCTCAAAACCAGCAGGTATGGAAATATCTTAGAGCAGAAGACATAGTGGGGGGATTTTTTAGGACATTTTTGataatgtattaaaaatatttggaactAATCAAAACACATCATTGTGCCAACACATACAaaaagcagagaggcagcacCAGTGGCTCAGTCCTTGCTcactggaagaggctgctgTGGTGCAGAACATCAAGGGCAGACTCAAAGGTCAGCACTTCCTTGTGGAACTTGCTGAGCTGCATCTTGATTCTCCTCAGGGCAGGAGTTGTTGCCTTCCTCTTGTAGCACATGGCCTTCAGCAGTTTATCAGCCAGGTAGTGCAGCCAGAGGACGTTGCTGTGGGGGTGGTAGTCAGTCCAGCTGTTGGAGTTCTCCTCCTTCATCTGCCTGTAGGTGTCAAACTGGGGGTCCCCAGCGCCCTGGAAGAGCTCCAGGTCGGTGGAGAGGTCGCAGAAGACGGTGAGCCCGTCCTTCTCCAGGCGGGACAGGGTGTAGTCGATGATGTTGACGTGGAGGCCCGCGGTGGGGATGGAGTGTGTCTGTCCATCCAGCACGTactgcagctccctcagctctgtgctcctcacCAGCACGTTCCCCCAGTGCAGGTCCCTGTGCTCgaagtgcagctcctgctctgccaccgCCAGGGATGCAGTGACCTGGTGCAGGATGCTCCTGGCTGACGCCACCGAGGAGAAGCTGCTCCTCATGCGCTCCAGGTCCCGGCCCCCAAACTCAAACTCCAGCACCATGAACAGCTGCTGGGTCCCAAAAAAGTCAGGCCGGTCGTTTTCCGAGCCTGTTTCTTCATGGAATTTGTCCCAGGCTTGCAGGAGATACCTGGGATAGGCCCCCTGGACACAGTGCACAGAGTAGAGGCTGATAAAGCCCACAGTTCTGTTCACAGAGCCCTCAGACAGGAGACTGAGCTCTTTTGAAATTATTACCTCAGGCAGAATCTCCCCAAAGCTCTTCTGAGCTTCACCATTTACTTTTTCAGTCCCCTCAATGGGAATTATTTTTAAGGCCACAGGTCCTCTCTCGCTGTCAATCTGGAACACCTCTCCAAACACCCCTTCTCCAATTTTCTTGcaatctttcattttatttaaaggaaTGCAGTCCTCAAAAGCAATAGGGCCCTCCTGGTTGCATTCTCCAAACACTTTCTCAGCATCTGtaaggagcagctccaggacagagGAGGAATCCCTGGGAGCCAGCAGGACCATGGAGGAAGCAaaccaggagcagccctgagcttTGCCAGCAGACAGGCTGGCTTGGTACCCCGAAAGCTGGGATTTCCCTGAGGgggtgcagaggctgctgctgcagaaactcTCATCTGTGGtcactttcttctttttatggAAGGACAGAGACGCTCGAACTCTAGCCCAGGAATAAGAGTTATTGAGGAGTGAAGAGTCATTGTCTCTGACACCTACAGACATCTCCAGAGCTCTCCTCCGAGTTAGTTTTTGCCTTGGCTGGAGTCTGAAAAGGGAACTattgggctgctgctgcctcttgttCTTGCGCCTCCTGGGCCGGAGGCGGGTGTGCCTGCCCCAGCGGCTGGCACTGAAGCCACTGATACAAGCtttcctgcaggtgctgccctccccagggacGCCCTTGGTCCTTTTGTGCTTGTTCTCCAAGATCCCCTGGCGGCCCACGGGAgatcctggctgcaggcaggcaggttGAACATCAGCCTGGTTGTTGAGTTTCATGCTCTTCAACCTCATTGGCACTTCCAGGGGGTCCAGCACCACCACTGGCACAAGCTGGTACTCCTTGGCCAGGTCTCTCTGACAGCTCGAGCTTATTTTTGCCGAATCTCTTGTGAGATGAGATGGGACCTCAGAGGGCTCCTCACGAGTGCCACTGTCACAGGACACAAGGCGCTGCGGCTCCCCCTCCAGGGGCGGGGAAGTGCTTGGGGCTTTTAGCGGGGTCGGGACAGCCTGGGCCGGGCAGGGTCCCCGCACCGCCGACCTCAGAACACGGCGGGACCCGCGCAGCCCGGGCTGGGGCTCACAGCTCCGAGCCGAGCCCTGCGCTCGGAACCACTCCGGCACCTCCTCGCCAGCGCTCAGCAGCGACGGCCGCTGCCCGGAGCCCCGCTCGGGGGAGCCGCGGTGCTGCGAGCGGGGCTCGCCCAGCTCCGAGCCGCCCTCGATggtggtgctgagcagcagcGAGCTGAGGCGCAGgggcgagcggcggcggcggggcacGGGGCTGTCCCCGGGGGCCGAGGCGCTGTCGGCGGTGGAGCTGAGCCGCAGCGGGGCCCATTGCGGGGTGCTGCACAGCAGCGGCGGCCGCGCCGCGCACAGCGGGCCCTGCCGGCGGCGCCGCGAACCGCGCGGCGGGGACGGGGACGGTGACGGGCACGGTGAGGCCGAGGACAGCGACGGCGGCGAGCGCCGGGGCTCCTCTCTGCGCCCGCGGGGCTCTTTGCTCTGGCTCCGCTTCTTCTTCCCCGGCGGCTCCCGGTTCTCCTTTCCCCGGCCCCGCGTCTCCCGCCCCCGGTTCTCCGGCTTCCGGTTCTCCTTCCCGGCCGGTTCTCGGTTCTCCTTCCCGGCCGGGCCCCGGTTCTCCTTCCTGCGGGTCCGCAGCCGCCGGGCACAGGCGGGGCGCTTACCGAGGGCCTGCAGGGGCCGCTTGCCGGGCGGCGAGAAGTCGGGGTCGTCCGAGGGGGTGGAGGCGGCGCTGGAAGCGGAGAGGGCGCTGGAGGCGGCGCTGGAGGCGGCGGAGGTCGAGCTGAAGAGGCGCTTGCGGTCCTGCGGCGGCGAGATCCATCGGtcgggcggcggcagcgggcgCAGGTAGCCGGCGCGCCGCGAGTAGGTGCGGAGCAGCCGCGGCTGCAGCGGCATGGCGGGGCCGGGCCCTCGCAGGgagcccgcccgccgcccgtTCGAACGGGTATCGCGAGAGCGCGCGAGAGCGGGGCTAACGGACAGGGCACGCCCCCGGACACGCCCCCCGGTGTCCTGCTGTCGTtcccggtgccgctcccggtgtcccggtgccgctcccggtgtcccggtgtcccgcCGTGTCCCGGCGCTGCGCAGCGTTTCCGTGGCATTTCAGGACCCCCGGGATGATCGGTGCCGGCGCTGCTCCATGCCCGCTCTGGGACGCGTGGCAGCGACGGcagaatgaatgaatgaattaattaatgaattaattatttaacCTGTATTGTACACCTCTGCACGGAATGCacctgtatgtgtgtgtgttacgcctgtatatgtgtgtgttacgcctgtatatgtgtgtgttaCACCTGTGTTACAcccgtgtgtgtgtgttacaGCCGCGTACGCTCCAGCAGGAGCCTCGGGGACACCGGCACGATTCGCGGGGAGGATGCGAGTGGCCAAAGCCACAGGTTGGCCAAAGCCTTGAGCAGCCTGGAATAACGGGAcgtgtccctgcacatggcagagAGCTCGGGAACTGACGATTCCTTCCAACCCCGGTATTCCGTAATTCTGTGTGTGAAAATAGGATTTCTTTCAGGTGTTCCCACCGCAGGGAGGCTCCAGGGCGCGTTCAGCTGCCGTGCCCGGGGTCAGggtgtgccctgccctgccctgcaggaccaCAGGTGATGCTGTTTCCTTTTATCCATCTTTTTTCCATGTTGTATCCATGTTTTATCCACGCCCGGCTCTCCTGAGCTCAGCAGGGATTCTGCAGCTCGATGTGGCGCCAGCACTCCATCAGGAGCCTGTATGGGCTCTTTTATTAAAGCAACATGTTCCTTTATAGTTTTACAGCATATTTACATTTGCTTAACAAACACATACACTGCCCATTGGGcgtgaaaaagaaacaaaactctcAATAGGTGTAAAGGAGCCGCATCACTCTGTGACCCAATTTTagttcatatatttttattttctctcttcacaTTGCCATGGTGACAGCCTTGGTACCTTCCTCGAGAGAGGAACTTTCCTTATCTTCAGAAAGCCTTTTCTGGCTCACAAGAGCAGCACAAAAAtgtctttcctgcagctctcctgctccctccGGCCGCTGTTTGacccttccagccctgcaggtttCGGTGTCGCTGTCGCTCGGGTTGGGGACAGGGACGCAGCTTggtggcagcacagcactgggatcctgcagctgagccttgctggaaagctgctggtGGTTGGTTCCTTTCgtttctgttttctgctgttcttAAAAAGCTtaaagagctgtgctgctgatccctgggaaaaaacaacacaaaaaaaaaaaaaacaaaccaacaaaccaaaccaaacaaacaaacaaaaaaaaccagaaaaaccaaccaaaagccccccaaaaacctcaaaaaacaaaacaaaaaacccccaagcaaaacaaaacaaaaacaaacaaacaaaaaaaccaggGGGAAATTATCTCCAACAAAGAGCTCCACCTGAAAGAGAAGAACCTGAGGGTCACACAGGCAACCTGGAGCTTCCCTTGGGGCAGCAACAAGTGGGACCTCAGAGGGGtttgctgggcacagagaagcAATCAAGCCCCAGAGTTAAATTCTGCACCTTTTGTTCTGCCTCTGAGTTTAGTGAAATCAGGTTGTGACTGtggagcagaagcagagggaggaTGTTTGTCATTGCAGAGCAGAGAATATTCAGGGTTCTGTGTGGAACTCTTGTACTGATGCAGATAAAGCAGAGGCCTCCTgttctttcattctttcagaGATTTTATCCTGAATGTTCCCCTTTCCCCACTGAACACAGGGAAATCTTTAATTCTGTAATCTGAGAGACTGACCCTGGTGATTTATCAGCTGCAGGTTATCAGTAATTGCAGTTTGGAGGGTTTGGGGAAAGAAGATGCCTGGCCAGGCCTTGTGTTCTCCCAGTGAAATGATCTCAGTTCCCCCTCTGTGGATTCCAAAGTCAAGGATGGACACTTGGTAATgttcctctctctgtctcctATTCTTGtggttgttttatttatttttgttctctttggTTGACCATAAACCCCACAGACCTAATGTGTGTTTGTAGACAGCAGCAGAATAAACAAAGATTTCTCATTCAGACCTTCAGAAGACAAAAGGGCTCCTGTCTCCTTTGGCCTAACCAATATTGCCTGGTGCAAAAAGAACAAACAATCTCCTTCTCtcctttattttccagtttcttCTCTGAATTAATCTTCCTTCATTACTTGGATGCCTTTTGTTGTCCCTCATGGCTCTCAAGGAGGTCAGCTCTTGCAGTGGGTAAtgctattttcctttttagatGTTTTTTCTCCTAAATGCATTACAGGGCTCTGTGATTGTAATTTCCGGCGAGTTCCATCGACCATTTAATTCTTTGCCATCACTGCAGCAGATGCCAAACACATTTTGCAGTAATTGGATGGCACTTAAGGGATTAGCCAAGAGTGCCAAGACCCACCTCACCCAAACCACAGCTGGCTTTTTGTGAGTTTCCATGGGAGCCTGGCCGTGTCTGCTGCTAAATTTATTTGCAATCCACATTTTGAATAAAGTGCCCTGTGCAGGAGCCTGCCTGACTTTGTGGCACAGTTGTGGCGTctccctgagggacaggagattggcaaattttcagaaaattggCAAATTCAGGGTGAGgagcccctgtccccaggcaggtaaaggagctggcagcactttGGGGCCAGGTGtggtggcagagcagctgctgcagatgtcCCAGAGCAGTCTTGGGGCTGCCAGCACGGTTCATGACCTTTCCTTCTGCCTCATGCAAAGGTGGCAGAGGGTTTGCAGAGCCACAATTTCCTGCTTTCATCTCTGTGGGCCCCCTCATTTATCCAGCTTTGCATTTCTTCACAGCTTTGTGCCTCCCACAGGAGAACAGGACGTGTTTTGTGATGCTGCTTCATTTGGGGGTGACACCAGCTGCTGGTGGCTTTGTCACACAGCAGGAACATCCCCAAACTTTGGGTTTCCCTCAGtgtgctcaggagctgccaggtttgtgggcagagctgggcaatgCAGCAAGCTGGGTGTTTGCAGGGGAAagggagctcagctcagcaggagAAAGCCATCAGTACTTCATTATAAATCACAGGGCACTGGcattgatgcctcaggttttatatattttatattttatatttattttccagattctctgctgctttagtgtgtagttctTAGTTTCATatcagggcatggtgagctctctgcacagagcagggagacaaaacaattcctgctccagctggagaccaaggacaaatgatccaaatctcagcccaagagcacaaacacggtgggctggagagagaaaaacaagcagggtgggactgcatgggctggagctggaattggacaatgaactccaatatgcaaatggagcagaacttaataaaagtgagagaccctgtGAGTGGGTGtgcattttggttcatcttgggttcatttttgtgcccattttggttcatcttgggtgcagccctggctgggctcttgtgctgcccaaggtgcatccacTGTggagatccttttaataaatctctattttattctttaactctgtccagtctctgttctaggCCAGCCTCCACAAGGCACCAGGGTAAGGGCATCAGAGAGGAGCCATGCAGAGCTTTGCTGGGCTCCAGGGCCTGCTGGGGCAGCTTTGTTTGCAGGGTAATTGAATTGCAGCTCTAAAGAGACATTTCCTGTGCTCATTGCAGCAGGCTGAAGAGCTGAGTgaggctgcagtgccacagaCAGATTGCTTGGGCTCCCCCAGGCCCAGCTTGGCTAAGCTGGGCCCAGCTGGTCTGGGAACACCTGGTGACAGCACCAGGGCCTGGCTCAGAGCACACCTGAGGGCAGCTCAGGGGCCAGGCTGACACTTTTTCCTCTGGGAGGGTCAGgtctgagcagctgctgtgttttcctgtggctgcaaggagttcccagctgggaaacCAGGGTGGGGACACATCCCAGGCTTCCTGGCTGTGACTGTGAGGAGGCTGATGGAAGGGGATGAAGGGTTCTCCTCAGGCCTTCCATGAAGGAAGGGGGTGAAGGGTTCTCCTCAGGACTTCCATGAAGGAAGAGGGTGAAGGGTTCTCCTCAGGACTTCCATGAAGGAAGGGGGTGAAGGGTTCTCCTCAGGACTTCCCTGAAGAAAGGGGATGAAGGGTTCTTCCTCCTCAGGACTTGCAGCAAGGTAAGAGCTGGCAGAGGTACCAAGCCAGCACCAATTTCATGTCTCTGTGTTACCAAAGAAGTAAATGCTGCTCTGTTGGGTGTATTCAAGAGCAGGGTTTCACCTTTAAATCAGTGGTTAATGTGAATACACTTTTTATTAAACCCCTTCAgctttcagggtttgattcaaCACTCTTTTATTTCCCAGTGATGCTTTTATTGTCTGACCTTAGGAGGTGAATTCAGGgcaacacagcacagctctccttGCACTCAGTCTCTCAGCAGTGTTTTATGTGCACTTTTATTAATTTCTCTTATCTGATcctgtgccagctccctcaCAGAACAGGGCATGATGGCTTGGTTTCATTAGATGTGCactattttttctcctctgatcCTCTTCCTCAAGAACTTTCCCTCCTTGGGTAGGGGGAGAGCAGTGGGTGAATGTCCCAGCTAATAATAACAACATTCCTGCACTCTGAATGGGAGATTCAGCACTTGGGGAGGAACATGGAGCACATTCAAAGGCTGGAAATGGAGAATCTGTTCTGCAATGTCAGCACTCTCCCCTTTCCTACAGACAGCTCTGTGGACTGGGACAGAAGTTCTCCCCACAATTCCATTTCCCTTAGGGCTGGGTGTGCAGCTGTGCTGATTGACCCAGCCAAAGATTACAAGAGGAGCTGAACAGAGCATTTTTCTCCATGGGTTCCACACATTTCATTTCTCTGTTCTTGCCTCCAAACCCCTCACCttcagagagcagctcctgcctggcatTGCTGATATCTGTGGCCGTGAACTGAGGTTTGAAGCAACTTCCTCTCCCAACTTTGACTCCCCACCTTGTTTTTCTGCACATACTTGCTTACAAGCATGACAAGAACTAAATGACTGATGTAGGGAGGTGACCTCTGCCTTTTCCCTGGTCATTTCCTTGCCAAATCccctctttccttcctccccGTCTCTGCTAtttcaggctctgctctggcGCCTGTTTCTGACACAAGATGGATCTGCACCACTCAAACATTTACTGCAAGAGCTTTTCAATGCTGGAGGAAGATCTCAGCATTTCCGAGTCAGGGTGGGGATCAGTGGGTGCCTGGAGGGAGCATTTGGCACTGGGAATGACCAGAATGAGcgcccaaaaacccaaaaccagctCTGGTGAATCACAAtgtcctgcccagggctgtctgCCGCTGCCTGCAAAGCACAGCCTCTGTTTGGGTGTAATTTAAAGATATTGTTGGGCTGATCTTCAAATCTTTCCAGGGTCAGATGTGACTCTTTCAAACGTCCCTGGGTCAGGGCAGAGGTTGAAAGTTTGATTTTCACAGTCCCTGCAGGTGGCTTTAGAGGCTGAGATCAGCTCTGAGCAGTGACaggtggaggagaaggagatgatgagcagcctgggcaggcagggatgtgcatcctGTGAGAATTTGTGAATTATGAGGAGGCAATCACTGTCAGCAGTGTGAGGAATTAAATACAGGTGTGACATGGCAGGAattgaagggggaaaaaaagagaaaggagaagttTCGGTTGTGGAGGAGAAATCTTTGCTGGGAGAATTCCCAGAATGAGCAAACAGCCCTGGTGGGAAtggaggtttttgggggtttttgttttttttttttcatgggaaATTCAAGGTGTGGAAGTCAAAAAGGGAAATACCTTGCACAGAAAATTCAGCCTCTGTCCCGTAAGAAGAACTGAGAGATTCTACATTATTTGCATCTTTAACTGGTGACAATTTGGGTTATTTAGTCCCTTGCTATGAacaaaactgcttttgtttGAATGTCCACAAATTCTTTGACAAACCCAGCAGTAGAATTGATCTCCaggtcagggaaaaaaaaccctaaaacccaAGGCTGTGAAAACCAGGTGACAAAAGCAACACCCAAGATTGTGCCACAAAGTCCCAGCTAAATTGTTTTTGCAGCTCAGTACAAGTTAAACTTCTGCAGCAACAGCATTGTCAGCAAAAATGGAGCTTGTGCTGAGCAGTGTTCTGAGGCACATTTGACACAAATAGAAACTTTTAATTCCAAAACAGCCATTCCACCTGTGCCTCTGCTGGTGCCTCCAAAACCACAAGAAAATATCAGTTTTGcattctaattttattttcatttcagtgatcAAACGTGGTTTATACCTTCAGGCCTTGCCTAGAGCAGAACATTTCTCACTctagggatttatttttttttaacctgtctCAGATTAATTGACCTGAAAAATAACTGCAAAGGCTCCGGGCAGCCACCAGGTTTCAAGGAGGCCA includes the following:
- the HASPIN gene encoding serine/threonine-protein kinase haspin — translated: MPLQPRLLRTYSRRAGYLRPLPPPDRWISPPQDRKRLFSSTSAASSAASSALSASSAASTPSDDPDFSPPGKRPLQALGKRPACARRLRTRRKENRGPAGKENREPAGKENRKPENRGRETRGRGKENREPPGKKKRSQSKEPRGRREEPRRSPPSLSSASPCPSPSPSPPRGSRRRRQGPLCAARPPLLCSTPQWAPLRLSSTADSASAPGDSPVPRRRRSPLRLSSLLLSTTIEGGSELGEPRSQHRGSPERGSGQRPSLLSAGEEVPEWFRAQGSARSCEPQPGLRGSRRVLRSAVRGPCPAQAVPTPLKAPSTSPPLEGEPQRLVSCDSGTREEPSEVPSHLTRDSAKISSSCQRDLAKEYQLVPVVVLDPLEVPMRLKSMKLNNQADVQPACLQPGSPVGRQGILENKHKRTKGVPGEGSTCRKACISGFSASRWGRHTRLRPRRRKNKRQQQPNSSLFRLQPRQKLTRRRALEMSVGVRDNDSSLLNNSYSWARVRASLSFHKKKKVTTDESFCSSSLCTPSGKSQLSGYQASLSAGKAQGCSWFASSMVLLAPRDSSSVLELLLTDAEKVFGECNQEGPIAFEDCIPLNKMKDCKKIGEGVFGEVFQIDSERGPVALKIIPIEGTEKVNGEAQKSFGEILPEVIISKELSLLSEGSVNRTVGFISLYSVHCVQGAYPRYLLQAWDKFHEETGSENDRPDFFGTQQLFMVLEFEFGGRDLERMRSSFSSVASARSILHQVTASLAVAEQELHFEHRDLHWGNVLVRSTELRELQYVLDGQTHSIPTAGLHVNIIDYTLSRLEKDGLTVFCDLSTDLELFQGAGDPQFDTYRQMKEENSNSWTDYHPHSNVLWLHYLADKLLKAMCYKRKATTPALRRIKMQLSKFHKEVLTFESALDVLHHSSLFQ